ACTGACATTTGATTTCGGGAAATAAAATGTTTCTCTTCTACAAAATATGTAGGGTGCTGTGTCCTCACAGCACCACCAGAAACAACTCACAAATATTGGTGCCGTCGGGAGACAGCACCCTACGGTTGATTGCGGCTAAAATGGAGAGTTTATAGTGTCTTCAATATTTGATGAGGATTGTTTCATACCACCCCTGAGTAACTACTCTTATAATTTTCCCAACCCGCGTTTTACTTCAGATGAGGGGCTTTTAGCCTATGGCGGAGACTTATCCTCCTCCCGTCTTTTGACGGCGTACAGAAAGGGTATTTTTCCCTGGTACAATGAAGGCGATCCGATACTATGGTGGTCTCCCAATCCCCGGCTGCTGCTCTACCCCGGAAAATTCAAAGTAAGAAAATCATTTCGACGTGTGCTGCGCAGCGGCAAGTATACAGTGACGTTCGATAAGGCTTTCCCTGAAGTAATACATCACTGTGCCACGGTACATCGTCAAGGGCAGGACCATACCTGGATCATACCGGAGATGCAGGAAGCGTATATCAGGCTGCACGAAGAGGGTTTTGCCCACAGTGTGGAGGTTTACAGGGAGGGAGAACTCGTTGGAGGTCTCTATGGACTGGCTATGGGGAAAGCCTTTTTCGGGGAGTCGATGTTCTCCCTGGCATCTGATGCTTCCAAGGTCGCTTTTAAAGCACTAAGTGATGTTTTAGGCGCTAAAGGTTATGATTTTATAGACTGCCAGATGAAAACGGACCATATGGTCGGACTGGGTGCCGAGGTCATTGAGAGGAACAGGTATCTTGATGAACTCGAATCGGCACTCGAAAAGCCCAGTGATCTGGGAAGCTGGCAGCATTTCAGATGGACTTATCCATACAAGGAAGAGGAATGGTAGATAGAGAATTGAAGTTCTCGTTATGGTTGGATTTTGTGGAG
This DNA window, taken from Sulfurovum lithotrophicum, encodes the following:
- the aat gene encoding leucyl/phenylalanyl-tRNA--protein transferase, giving the protein MSSIFDEDCFIPPLSNYSYNFPNPRFTSDEGLLAYGGDLSSSRLLTAYRKGIFPWYNEGDPILWWSPNPRLLLYPGKFKVRKSFRRVLRSGKYTVTFDKAFPEVIHHCATVHRQGQDHTWIIPEMQEAYIRLHEEGFAHSVEVYREGELVGGLYGLAMGKAFFGESMFSLASDASKVAFKALSDVLGAKGYDFIDCQMKTDHMVGLGAEVIERNRYLDELESALEKPSDLGSWQHFRWTYPYKEEEW